In a genomic window of Cytobacillus sp. FSL H8-0458:
- a CDS encoding SprT family protein: MNDQELQTLVEKISLESFGKPFCHQAYFNSRLKSTGGRYMLNSHHVEINKKYYEQLGAEELEGIIKHELCHYHLHLEGKGYKHRDQDFKMLMKKVGAPRFCSALPDRPKTNRSAKILVYMCKECGQTFQRKRKVDTKKYVCGKCRGKLVFKKELT; the protein is encoded by the coding sequence ATGAATGACCAGGAGCTTCAGACACTTGTTGAAAAGATATCATTAGAAAGCTTCGGCAAGCCTTTTTGCCACCAGGCATATTTTAATTCACGCCTAAAATCCACTGGCGGAAGATATATGCTGAATTCGCATCATGTTGAAATAAACAAAAAGTATTATGAGCAGCTTGGCGCCGAAGAATTAGAGGGAATTATTAAGCACGAGCTATGTCATTATCATTTGCACTTAGAAGGAAAAGGATATAAACATCGTGATCAGGACTTCAAAATGCTAATGAAGAAAGTGGGAGCACCCCGATTTTGTTCAGCCTTGCCTGATCGTCCCAAAACAAATAGATCTGCTAAGATTCTTGTATATATGTGCAAAGAATGCGGCCAAACTTTTCAGAGAAAAAGAAAAGTTGATACGAAGAAATACGTTTGCGGTAAATGCAGAGGAAAATTAGTATTTAAAAAAGAATTGACATGA
- the cmpA gene encoding cortex morphogenetic protein CmpA, with the protein MPVWFQNQIQRAFYEKDRYQIKLLNQCWFFYRKKHCS; encoded by the coding sequence ATGCCTGTATGGTTTCAAAATCAAATCCAGCGTGCCTTTTATGAAAAAGACCGCTATCAGATCAAACTGCTGAATCAGTGCTGGTTTTTCTATAGAAAAAAACATTGCTCATAA
- a CDS encoding Tex family protein, with product MEKTLDRQDQILNLIAGELSIAIKQVKNTISLLEEGNTVPFIARYRKEQTGALDEVQIRDIMERWQYIQNLNQRKEEVVRLIEEQGKLTEELKAKIDKAVKLQEVEDLYRPYKQKRRTKATAAKEKGLEPFAEWLLTFSLNEAPAAKAKEFLSDEKEVTTPEEAIAGAKDIIAEWVSDEAESRKWIRMETAKKGTIESSVRNKENDEKGVYEMYYEYEEPVNKIVPHRTLALNRGEKEEVLKINIKPNTEFILKYLYKKWVKDERSPACTIVKEAIDDGYKRLIMPSIEREIRNELTEKAEEQAIMIFSENLRKLLLQPPLKGKIVLGVDPAYRTGCKLAVVDETGKVLDIGVIYPHPPVSKTNQAREKVIQILKTYKVKMVAVGNGTASRETEQFIADILKDMKEEIFYLIVNEAGASVYSASDLAREEFPDFQVEERSAVSIARRLQDPLAELVKIDPKSVGVGQYQHDVSQKKLSESLSFVVETAVNQVGVNVNTASSSLLQHVAGLSKTVAVNIIKKRDEEGKFTDRKQLKKIPRLGAKTYEQAIGFLRIIDGKEPLDRTGIHPETYAEVNKLLANLGFKSNDLGSPSLREALKGIDISQTARELEIGELTLKDIIDALMRPERDPRDELPKPLLKKEVLKLEDLQEGMELQGTVRNVVDFGAFVDIGVKQDGLVHISKLSRQFVKHPLDVVSVGDVVTVWVDSVDKNKGRVALTMLGHSN from the coding sequence TTGGAAAAGACATTGGATAGACAAGATCAAATACTAAATTTAATCGCTGGGGAACTATCGATAGCCATCAAACAAGTAAAAAACACAATCAGCTTACTGGAAGAAGGAAACACAGTTCCATTTATTGCCCGATACAGAAAGGAACAGACAGGCGCATTGGATGAAGTTCAAATCCGCGATATCATGGAGCGCTGGCAATACATACAAAACCTTAATCAGCGTAAAGAAGAGGTAGTCCGCTTAATTGAAGAACAAGGCAAATTGACCGAAGAGCTAAAAGCCAAAATTGACAAAGCGGTGAAGCTGCAGGAAGTAGAGGACTTATACCGGCCATATAAGCAAAAGCGCCGAACAAAAGCAACTGCTGCAAAAGAAAAAGGGCTGGAGCCATTTGCTGAGTGGCTTCTCACCTTTTCGCTAAATGAAGCCCCTGCTGCCAAAGCCAAAGAATTCTTATCTGATGAAAAGGAAGTAACCACACCGGAAGAAGCAATCGCTGGCGCAAAAGATATTATCGCAGAGTGGGTATCAGATGAAGCGGAGAGCAGAAAATGGATCCGTATGGAAACAGCCAAAAAGGGGACCATTGAGTCCTCTGTGAGAAATAAAGAGAATGACGAAAAAGGCGTTTATGAAATGTATTACGAGTATGAGGAACCAGTGAACAAGATTGTTCCGCACCGCACACTTGCATTAAACCGCGGTGAAAAAGAGGAAGTATTAAAGATTAACATTAAGCCAAATACCGAATTTATTTTAAAGTACTTATATAAAAAGTGGGTAAAGGATGAACGTTCTCCTGCATGCACGATTGTAAAGGAAGCCATTGATGATGGCTACAAGCGTCTGATCATGCCATCGATTGAACGCGAAATACGCAATGAGCTGACTGAAAAAGCAGAAGAACAGGCAATTATGATTTTTTCTGAAAATCTAAGAAAACTGCTGCTTCAGCCCCCGTTAAAGGGAAAGATCGTGCTTGGGGTAGACCCTGCCTACAGAACAGGCTGCAAGCTGGCTGTTGTAGATGAAACAGGAAAAGTCCTTGATATCGGAGTCATATATCCGCATCCGCCTGTTTCCAAAACGAATCAGGCTCGAGAGAAAGTAATCCAAATTCTAAAAACCTACAAAGTAAAAATGGTTGCCGTCGGCAATGGGACCGCTTCAAGGGAAACCGAACAGTTCATCGCAGATATATTAAAGGACATGAAAGAGGAAATATTCTACCTGATTGTCAATGAAGCGGGGGCGAGCGTCTACTCTGCCTCGGATCTTGCCAGAGAAGAGTTTCCTGATTTTCAGGTGGAAGAAAGAAGTGCTGTATCAATCGCCCGACGCCTCCAGGATCCTCTTGCAGAATTGGTTAAGATTGATCCAAAGTCAGTTGGGGTTGGCCAATATCAGCATGACGTATCCCAGAAAAAGCTGTCAGAATCCCTTTCTTTTGTTGTAGAGACTGCGGTAAACCAGGTAGGCGTCAATGTAAACACAGCTTCATCTTCATTGCTGCAGCATGTAGCCGGCCTGTCAAAAACAGTTGCCGTAAATATAATCAAAAAACGGGATGAGGAAGGAAAATTCACGGACCGCAAGCAATTGAAAAAAATTCCGCGCCTTGGTGCCAAAACGTATGAACAGGCAATAGGCTTCCTGAGGATTATCGATGGAAAAGAACCTCTGGACCGGACTGGAATCCACCCGGAAACATATGCAGAAGTAAATAAATTGCTTGCTAATCTTGGCTTTAAATCAAATGACCTTGGTTCACCATCGCTAAGAGAAGCACTTAAAGGAATAGATATCAGCCAGACAGCCCGGGAGCTTGAAATTGGCGAACTGACACTGAAAGATATTATAGACGCATTAATGAGACCAGAGAGGGATCCGCGTGATGAGCTGCCGAAGCCTCTTTTGAAAAAAGAAGTTCTAAAGCTTGAAGACCTGCAGGAAGGAATGGAACTGCAGGGGACAGTGCGGAATGTTGTAGATTTCGGGGCCTTTGTCGATATTGGAGTCAAACAGGATGGCCTTGTTCATATATCCAAACTCAGCCGCCAATTTGTCAAACACCCGCTGGACGTCGTTTCTGTTGGTGATGTGGTAACAGTCTGGGTTGACTCTGTTGATAAAAACAAGGGAAGAGTCGCCTTAACAATGCTTGGCCATTCTAATTAA
- a CDS encoding PP2C family serine/threonine-protein phosphatase produces the protein MTKLVRDNIEVIAHQTAKEGKSFCGDGYYFTATDEYFVCVLADGLGSGEYAYEASSAVVSVVEQHHEKDVDTLMKLCNEILLQKRGAAVALFKVHFASREFVYSCVGNIRFFLYSSAGKLTYPLPVTGYLSGRPQVFHTQRFTYEAESKFLIYSDGFNIHGVKSLLKAFLPIDLISEDIKKQYPSTSDDATFILGSLL, from the coding sequence ATGACCAAATTGGTTAGAGATAACATCGAAGTGATTGCACACCAGACAGCTAAAGAAGGCAAGTCTTTCTGCGGTGATGGATATTATTTTACCGCAACGGATGAATACTTTGTATGTGTACTGGCAGATGGCCTTGGAAGCGGGGAATATGCGTATGAGGCTTCTTCTGCTGTTGTTTCCGTTGTAGAGCAGCATCATGAGAAAGATGTAGATACGCTTATGAAGCTCTGCAACGAAATTCTTTTGCAAAAAAGAGGAGCCGCAGTCGCGCTGTTTAAAGTGCATTTTGCTTCCAGGGAATTTGTATACAGCTGTGTAGGGAATATTCGATTTTTCCTTTATTCATCTGCAGGAAAACTCACTTATCCCCTGCCTGTAACAGGATATCTGTCAGGAAGGCCGCAGGTGTTTCATACCCAGCGGTTTACGTATGAAGCGGAGTCTAAATTTTTGATATACTCAGATGGCTTTAATATCCATGGGGTTAAATCTTTGCTGAAAGCATTTCTCCCTATTGATCTTATCTCGGAAGATATAAAGAAGCAGTATCCATCTACTTCAGATGATGCTACTTTCATACTTGGAAGCTTACTCTAG
- the sigB gene encoding RNA polymerase sigma factor SigB: MQKQSQPNQKSKEETNALIKAYQLHQDEDAQNTLVLQYQNLVEAIARKYSKGRSYHEDIVQVGIIGLLGAIRRYDESFGKTFEAFAVPTIIGEIKRFLRDKTWSVHVPRRIKELGPKIKATVEELTTELHRSPRVDEIADVLGVSEEEVLEAMEMGKSYQALSVDHSIEADSDGGTVTLLDIVGNVDEGFEKVNQMLVLEKVLHVLSEREKLIIQYTYLENMSQKEAGDKLGISQMHVSRLQRRAIKKLQEAIHSETNNSECLS; encoded by the coding sequence ATGCAAAAACAATCTCAACCTAATCAAAAATCCAAAGAAGAAACAAATGCTTTAATCAAAGCCTACCAGCTTCACCAGGATGAAGATGCTCAAAATACCCTGGTTCTTCAATATCAGAATTTAGTTGAAGCCATTGCGCGCAAGTACTCAAAAGGAAGATCCTATCATGAGGATATTGTTCAGGTAGGCATTATCGGCTTATTGGGTGCTATCCGCCGCTATGATGAGTCTTTCGGCAAAACATTTGAGGCATTTGCTGTGCCTACCATTATCGGGGAAATTAAGCGCTTCTTAAGGGATAAAACCTGGAGCGTTCATGTTCCGCGCCGCATAAAGGAATTGGGTCCGAAAATTAAAGCTACCGTTGAAGAGCTTACAACAGAGCTTCATAGGTCGCCTAGAGTAGACGAAATAGCCGATGTGCTTGGGGTTTCTGAAGAAGAAGTGCTAGAAGCGATGGAAATGGGGAAAAGCTATCAGGCTCTTTCTGTCGACCATTCAATCGAAGCTGATTCTGATGGCGGAACGGTCACCCTTTTAGATATCGTCGGAAATGTGGACGAGGGCTTTGAAAAAGTAAACCAAATGCTGGTGCTTGAAAAAGTTCTGCATGTCCTGTCAGAGAGAGAGAAATTAATTATACAATACACATATCTTGAGAATATGAGCCAAAAGGAAGCTGGAGATAAACTGGGGATTTCCCAGATGCATGTTTCACGACTTCAGCGCCGTGCAATCAAAAAGCTTCAGGAAGCGATCCACTCTGAAACAAATAACTCGGAGTGCCTTTCATGA
- the rsbW gene encoding anti-sigma B factor RsbW, translated as MNEPFDYIEVKIPAKPEFVGVIRLTLSGIASRMGFAYEEIEDLKIATSEACTNAVQHAYKQNEQGEVVIGFGLYTDRLEVMVADSGNSFDFQSARQGIGPYDQTDSVEFLREGGLGLYLIETLMDEVRIHHKEGVTVFMTKYLEGEQVERDAKTIST; from the coding sequence ATGAACGAGCCATTTGATTATATAGAGGTGAAAATTCCGGCCAAGCCGGAGTTTGTCGGGGTAATCCGCCTGACGTTATCGGGGATTGCCAGCAGAATGGGATTTGCATATGAAGAAATTGAAGATCTTAAGATCGCTACAAGTGAAGCTTGCACCAATGCAGTTCAACACGCATACAAACAGAATGAGCAAGGTGAAGTGGTCATCGGGTTCGGTTTATACACTGACCGGCTTGAGGTAATGGTCGCAGACAGCGGAAATAGCTTTGATTTCCAATCTGCCAGACAAGGCATTGGGCCATATGACCAGACAGATTCTGTGGAATTTCTGCGTGAAGGAGGCTTGGGTCTATATCTGATTGAAACATTGATGGATGAAGTAAGAATTCATCACAAAGAGGGTGTTACGGTCTTTATGACCAAATACCTAGAAGGAGAGCAGGTGGAGAGGGATGCAAAAACAATCTCAACCTAA
- a CDS encoding anti-sigma factor antagonist: protein MNITIDVKENDMLIEAMVSGEIDAYTAPKLREELFPLTEKEGVEMVVNLSEVSYMDSTGLGVFVGVFKNVRANNGKFQIVGLSDRLKRLFEITGLADIIDINSGIEGGVQ, encoded by the coding sequence ATGAATATTACTATAGATGTAAAAGAAAATGATATGCTAATTGAAGCAATGGTAAGCGGAGAAATTGATGCGTATACAGCACCTAAACTCCGTGAAGAGCTTTTTCCTTTAACAGAAAAGGAAGGCGTAGAAATGGTGGTCAACCTATCTGAAGTCTCTTATATGGATAGTACCGGCTTAGGCGTATTTGTTGGTGTATTTAAAAATGTCCGTGCCAATAACGGCAAATTCCAGATTGTTGGCTTATCGGACCGTTTAAAGAGACTTTTCGAAATTACAGGCCTGGCGGATATTATCGATATTAACAGCGGGATTGAAGGTGGAGTACAATGA
- a CDS encoding PP2C family protein-serine/threonine phosphatase — MDFREMMESKYRDILENYIKEQSEQALYQGQKFSRKSIEHKISPEEIISVHKSLMGELYPDLPEYVHHSFDILLEVMIGYGFAYREHQSLKHIQQELRTEMEIAANVQQTLLGTQVPSVEGLDIGAISVPAKHMNGDYFHFVQDENSTISIAIADVIGKGLPAALCMSMIKYAMDSVPENRNDPKTVLENLNRVVEQNVDLTMFITMFYGIYDTNSHMFSYGSAGHEPGLFYNAGTEQFTELTAKGLLLGIDKKTKYRQYEKGVNPGDMIILMSDGVTECRTEEGFIEKESLLELIKKYIHLNAQEIVNSVYKELEKLQHFQLRDDFTLIILKRNV, encoded by the coding sequence ATGGATTTCCGAGAAATGATGGAATCAAAGTATCGGGATATTCTTGAGAATTATATTAAGGAACAATCTGAACAGGCCTTGTATCAGGGCCAGAAGTTCAGCAGGAAGTCGATCGAGCACAAAATCTCACCTGAAGAGATTATCAGCGTTCATAAAAGTCTGATGGGTGAACTTTATCCGGACTTGCCTGAATATGTTCACCATTCTTTTGATATCCTTCTGGAAGTCATGATAGGCTATGGTTTTGCCTATAGAGAACATCAGAGTTTAAAACATATTCAGCAGGAACTCAGGACAGAAATGGAAATAGCTGCGAACGTTCAGCAAACCCTGCTGGGGACGCAGGTTCCTTCTGTTGAAGGCTTGGATATTGGCGCAATAAGTGTTCCTGCCAAGCATATGAACGGTGATTATTTCCACTTTGTTCAGGATGAAAACAGCACAATCAGCATCGCTATTGCTGATGTAATCGGCAAAGGGCTTCCGGCAGCCCTTTGTATGTCCATGATTAAATATGCTATGGACAGCGTGCCTGAAAATCGCAACGACCCTAAAACGGTCCTTGAAAATCTTAATCGGGTAGTAGAACAGAACGTAGATTTAACGATGTTCATTACCATGTTTTATGGAATATATGATACAAACAGCCATATGTTTTCATATGGTTCTGCAGGACATGAGCCGGGACTGTTTTATAATGCCGGGACTGAGCAATTCACCGAGCTGACTGCGAAGGGGCTCCTTCTCGGTATTGATAAAAAAACTAAATACCGCCAGTACGAAAAAGGAGTAAATCCCGGAGATATGATCATATTAATGTCAGACGGGGTTACTGAATGCCGTACAGAAGAAGGGTTTATCGAAAAGGAATCATTGCTGGAATTAATCAAGAAATATATTCATTTAAATGCACAGGAAATAGTAAATAGCGTATATAAAGAACTTGAAAAACTTCAGCATTTTCAATTGCGGGATGATTTTACCTTAATTATTTTAAAAAGAAATGTTTAA
- a CDS encoding anti-sigma regulatory factor: MENQSCVKIINEWDIVAARQLGRNVAKELGFGTVDQARITTAISELARNIYLYAGQGQICIEKIYDGGKAGLRIVAVDSGPGINDLRQVMEDGYSTSGGLGAGLPGVKRLMDEFLIDSNPGTGTDIKATKWLR; the protein is encoded by the coding sequence ATGGAAAACCAATCCTGCGTTAAAATCATAAACGAATGGGACATCGTTGCAGCCCGCCAGCTTGGGCGGAATGTTGCTAAAGAGCTTGGTTTTGGTACAGTTGACCAGGCTAGAATCACTACAGCCATTAGTGAGCTTGCCCGGAATATTTACTTATACGCCGGACAAGGGCAAATCTGTATTGAGAAAATATACGACGGCGGAAAAGCGGGATTGCGTATAGTTGCGGTAGACAGCGGCCCTGGAATCAATGATTTACGCCAAGTAATGGAAGATGGATATTCGACATCAGGGGGATTAGGAGCCGGCCTGCCAGGTGTGAAGCGGTTAATGGATGAGTTCTTAATTGACTCCAATCCCGGGACCGGTACAGATATAAAAGCAACTAAGTGGCTTCGTTAG
- a CDS encoding STAS domain-containing protein — MRVRIPILKLNDCLLVSIQWELDDQTALQFQEDLLHKIHETSANGVVIDLTSIDFIDSFIAKVLGDVINMSKLMGAKVVITGIQPAVAITLIELGIGLDDVLTALDLEKGLEKLQQELGE; from the coding sequence ATGAGAGTGAGAATCCCAATTTTAAAGCTGAACGATTGCCTATTAGTCTCCATCCAGTGGGAATTAGATGATCAGACTGCTCTGCAGTTTCAGGAGGATCTGCTCCATAAAATCCATGAGACGAGCGCAAATGGAGTCGTGATCGATTTAACATCCATTGACTTTATTGATTCATTCATCGCTAAAGTTCTAGGCGACGTAATAAATATGTCCAAACTGATGGGTGCAAAAGTAGTCATAACCGGGATACAGCCTGCCGTAGCAATTACGCTTATTGAGTTAGGTATTGGGTTAGATGATGTCCTTACTGCATTAGATCTAGAAAAAGGTTTGGAGAAATTACAACAGGAATTGGGGGAGTAA